Proteins encoded within one genomic window of Leptolyngbya sp. SIO1E4:
- a CDS encoding peptidylprolyl isomerase has protein sequence MTSSDRLIITPEELLHQIKTLAQIPALEEAIATRRIVQSTAHSLGISATPQELQQAADQFRYRNRLQSTQDTFNWLDRHQLTVDDFEEMIRGNVLFTKLAEHLFSEKVEPYFYEHRRHFEQAVLYEVVFEDEDLALECFYAIQEQEISFPEVAHRYIQDQELRRVGGYRGAISRQDLKSEISPAVFAATPPTVLKPILTAQGSHLIFVEDIIPACLTEALNAQIQTELFKNWLREKSNKLKLEFSMGCCEQKSER, from the coding sequence ATGACTTCATCTGACCGGTTAATCATTACCCCTGAAGAGCTTCTTCATCAAATTAAAACGCTGGCTCAAATTCCGGCTTTAGAAGAGGCGATCGCCACTCGTCGAATTGTTCAGTCAACGGCCCATTCCTTAGGGATTAGCGCCACTCCGCAAGAGTTACAACAAGCAGCCGATCAGTTTCGCTATAGGAATCGATTACAAAGTACCCAAGATACCTTCAACTGGCTTGATCGACACCAACTTACAGTTGATGATTTTGAGGAAATGATTCGGGGTAATGTCCTGTTTACAAAATTAGCGGAGCATCTTTTTTCTGAGAAGGTAGAGCCTTACTTTTATGAGCATCGACGCCACTTTGAACAAGCTGTACTTTACGAAGTGGTTTTTGAAGATGAAGACCTCGCTCTGGAATGTTTCTATGCGATTCAGGAACAGGAAATCAGCTTTCCAGAGGTGGCCCACCGATATATTCAAGATCAGGAACTTCGTCGTGTGGGCGGATATCGAGGTGCGATCAGTCGTCAAGATCTAAAGTCAGAGATTTCACCTGCTGTGTTCGCCGCAACTCCACCGACTGTCCTAAAGCCCATTTTAACGGCTCAGGGCAGCCACTTGATTTTCGTCGAAGACATTATCCCTGCGTGTCTTACGGAAGCGCTCAACGCTCAAATTCAAACTGAACTGTTCAAGAACTGGCTAAGAGAGAAATCAAATAAGCTTAAGCTTGAGTTTTCTATGGGGTGTTGCGAACAAAAGAGCGAGCGTTAA
- a CDS encoding HlyD family efflux transporter periplasmic adaptor subunit, with protein MPDLLNGRGIHPAPLIEPVEPSETASPTVAPAIAPPDAQDDWSYATEELLDSLPQVWTRGLLYVLLLFVTVLVPWALFSRVDETGTARGRLEPQGQTLQLDSEVTGAIATIQVKEGDRVTAGQPLLTLDADLVEVELRQRQDQRQGQQDHLAQLNLLRNQLIATLATQRQQNQAQALEKETQIEQSAQQLEHAKTEQELAAINLARAEQELARFETLYQQGIIPEVEVIEHRDLLLERRQLHEQAQADVTQASLQQQEHIQNSEGLLHTNQLSLLQIEEELKNLETQITQLTSEISQSTRQIEALQLQLEQRVITSPVAGVVFELPFQQVGAVVEPSDRVAEIAPEGANLIVHAEISTAESGSLRQGLPVKLKFDAYPFQDYGVAMGTVTTVSPTARVDETAQDNVDTYELEIELDHPCLPAPQECIELRPGDTATAEVIVRQRRIIDIVLNPFRELGSGGLQL; from the coding sequence ATGCCTGATCTCCTCAATGGTCGCGGGATCCATCCCGCCCCCCTCATCGAACCCGTTGAACCGTCGGAAACCGCTTCACCGACTGTGGCGCCTGCGATCGCACCCCCTGACGCCCAAGATGACTGGTCCTACGCCACCGAAGAATTATTGGACAGCCTGCCCCAGGTGTGGACGCGGGGACTCCTCTACGTGCTGCTGCTATTTGTGACGGTGCTAGTGCCCTGGGCCCTGTTTTCCCGCGTGGATGAAACTGGGACGGCACGAGGCCGCCTGGAACCCCAAGGGCAGACTTTGCAGTTAGATAGCGAGGTGACGGGCGCGATCGCCACCATTCAGGTTAAGGAGGGCGATCGGGTTACCGCCGGGCAACCCCTCTTAACCCTAGATGCGGACCTTGTCGAGGTCGAGCTACGGCAGAGACAGGATCAGCGCCAAGGGCAGCAAGATCACCTGGCTCAGCTCAACCTGCTGAGAAATCAACTCATAGCGACGCTGGCGACCCAACGCCAACAAAACCAGGCCCAAGCGCTGGAAAAGGAAACTCAGATTGAACAATCTGCTCAGCAACTCGAACATGCCAAAACCGAGCAGGAGTTAGCCGCTATCAACCTAGCCAGAGCAGAGCAGGAACTAGCACGGTTCGAAACGCTCTACCAGCAGGGCATTATTCCTGAGGTCGAGGTCATCGAACATCGGGATTTGCTGCTAGAGCGCAGACAACTCCACGAGCAGGCTCAGGCCGATGTCACCCAGGCCAGTCTCCAACAGCAGGAGCACATTCAAAATTCTGAGGGGCTGTTGCATACCAACCAGCTCTCCCTGCTGCAGATAGAAGAAGAGTTGAAAAATTTAGAGACTCAAATTACCCAACTCACCTCTGAAATTAGCCAAAGCACTCGGCAGATTGAGGCACTGCAACTGCAGCTAGAGCAGCGCGTGATTACCTCTCCGGTTGCAGGGGTTGTGTTCGAGCTGCCCTTTCAGCAGGTGGGTGCAGTGGTTGAGCCGAGTGATCGGGTCGCTGAAATTGCCCCCGAGGGCGCTAACTTGATTGTCCATGCTGAAATCTCCACCGCTGAAAGCGGGTCTCTGCGCCAGGGATTACCTGTGAAACTCAAATTCGACGCTTATCCGTTTCAGGATTACGGGGTTGCCATGGGAACCGTCACGACCGTTTCACCAACGGCTCGCGTGGATGAAACCGCCCAGGACAATGTCGATACCTATGAACTAGAAATCGAACTCGACCATCCCTGTCTGCCAGCCCCCCAAGAATGTATTGAACTACGGCCTGGCGATACCGCCACAGCAGAGGTGATTGTGCGACAACGCCGCATTATTGATATCGTTTTGAATCCTTTCAGGGAGCTGGGCAGCGGCGGTTTACAGCTCTGA
- a CDS encoding peptidase domain-containing ABC transporter gives MAQHPSAISLSSQTLNSIFGIPIPDTQLQTCLRQTQTMQPQLGAFWHSRNNDPGLYIVIAGKVRLLDAAENLIETLGPGSAFGDCTVFSTVDEFLTYSARASTGVEIGFVPQSCVDGLMQQLPAARQHLLNRAQSLNARLKSAVAAVPPPKISRERLKRPAGMADAVDASPKVNQVRKAYFPAPRQRMGHFLQRIVRRYPFYGQQSASDCGAACLVMIAQYWGKKFSINRLRDITNVDRNGASLLGLSTAAESIGFNSRPIKASLSQLAHQPLPAIVHWEGKHYVVVYAMTAHRVIVSDPAIGQRALSAADFKAGWTGYALLLTPTALFRETPESTTAFWQFFELMKPHGLVMLEIVIASICIQLFGLITPIFTQLILDRVVVQRSQLTLLAVGLGLVIFGLFRVAMTGLRQYLLDHTANRVDLALIVGFIRHALRLPLGFFESRYVGDIVARVQENRKIERFLTGEALSILLDLLTVFVYVGLMFWYSWKMALLALAIVPPFFLLALFATPFLRRVSREIFNAYANENSYLIEALSGVRTVKAMAVEQRVRWHWEALLHQEIKKSFAGQIIGNRLQIVSHTIETLATTGLLWFGAWLVIQNELTIGQLVAFNMLLGNVISPFQRLTVLWNQFQEVVIAVERINDVLDAEPEEDWRTDVRQGLPPIAGHIQFEQVTFRYHPDSDTNVLENLTFEVQPGQMVALVGRSGSGKTTISKLLLGLYPPTEGRIVIDGYDLSTLAMQSLRQQIGVVDQDTFLFGSTIRENIGLGHPELPLDAVVAAATLAGADEFIRQLPMGYETQIGEGGGMLSGGQRQRLAIARALLGNPKLLILDEATSHLDAESERIIQQNLNQILKSRTTLVIAHRLSTIRHADLILVLDRGILVESGTHEALMARRGHYCYLNQQQLATLN, from the coding sequence ATGGCGCAGCATCCGTCAGCGATATCCCTTTCTTCTCAAACACTCAATTCTATTTTTGGAATCCCTATTCCAGACACTCAGTTGCAAACGTGTCTTAGACAAACCCAAACTATGCAGCCGCAGCTGGGGGCTTTCTGGCATAGCCGCAATAATGACCCCGGACTTTACATTGTGATCGCTGGCAAGGTTCGCCTATTGGATGCCGCTGAGAATCTAATAGAGACGTTGGGGCCTGGCAGTGCATTTGGTGACTGCACGGTGTTTTCAACCGTTGATGAGTTTTTGACCTATTCTGCCCGAGCATCGACAGGGGTAGAGATTGGGTTTGTGCCCCAATCCTGTGTGGATGGCTTGATGCAGCAATTGCCTGCAGCCCGCCAACACCTGTTGAACCGCGCCCAGTCATTAAATGCTCGATTAAAGTCTGCTGTGGCCGCAGTGCCCCCGCCAAAAATCAGTCGCGAGCGGCTGAAACGGCCTGCCGGGATGGCTGATGCTGTGGACGCATCCCCCAAGGTCAATCAGGTTCGCAAAGCGTACTTTCCTGCCCCTCGTCAGCGAATGGGGCATTTTTTGCAGCGCATTGTCCGACGCTATCCCTTTTATGGTCAGCAAAGCGCTTCCGACTGTGGCGCTGCCTGCCTGGTGATGATAGCCCAATATTGGGGTAAAAAATTCAGCATCAATCGCCTGCGCGACATCACCAATGTCGATCGCAACGGGGCTTCTTTGCTGGGTCTGTCGACCGCCGCTGAAAGTATTGGCTTCAATAGCCGACCCATCAAGGCAAGTCTCAGCCAATTGGCGCACCAGCCCCTACCTGCCATCGTTCATTGGGAGGGCAAGCACTATGTGGTGGTGTATGCCATGACGGCCCATCGAGTGATTGTCAGCGATCCTGCCATTGGTCAACGTGCCCTGAGTGCCGCAGATTTTAAAGCGGGCTGGACGGGATATGCCCTATTGCTGACCCCCACCGCCCTTTTTCGAGAAACCCCAGAAAGTACGACTGCGTTCTGGCAGTTTTTTGAGCTGATGAAGCCGCACGGGCTCGTCATGCTGGAAATTGTGATCGCCTCTATCTGTATCCAACTGTTTGGGTTGATTACGCCGATCTTTACCCAACTCATTTTGGATCGGGTCGTGGTGCAGCGATCGCAATTAACGCTGCTGGCAGTCGGGCTGGGGCTGGTGATTTTTGGCCTGTTTCGGGTCGCGATGACGGGCTTACGGCAATACCTGCTTGACCATACCGCCAACCGGGTTGATCTGGCGCTGATTGTGGGCTTTATTCGCCATGCCCTGCGGTTACCGTTGGGCTTTTTTGAGTCGCGCTATGTGGGCGACATTGTGGCTAGGGTGCAGGAAAACCGCAAAATCGAGCGCTTTTTGACCGGCGAAGCCTTGTCTATTTTGCTCGATCTGCTGACGGTATTTGTCTACGTTGGGCTGATGTTTTGGTATAGCTGGAAAATGGCGCTGCTAGCCTTGGCGATCGTGCCGCCGTTCTTTTTGCTGGCTCTATTCGCTACCCCCTTTTTAAGGCGGGTTTCCCGAGAAATTTTCAATGCCTATGCCAATGAAAACAGCTATCTGATTGAGGCCCTCTCTGGGGTCAGAACGGTGAAAGCGATGGCAGTTGAACAGCGGGTTCGTTGGCATTGGGAAGCGCTGTTGCATCAGGAAATCAAAAAAAGCTTTGCCGGTCAGATTATTGGGAACCGTCTGCAAATTGTGAGCCACACGATTGAAACGCTTGCAACTACAGGGTTGCTCTGGTTTGGAGCTTGGTTAGTGATTCAAAATGAACTGACCATTGGCCAGTTGGTGGCCTTTAACATGCTTCTAGGCAACGTGATTAGCCCCTTTCAGCGCTTAACGGTGCTTTGGAACCAGTTTCAGGAGGTGGTGATCGCAGTCGAGCGCATCAATGATGTTTTAGATGCTGAACCGGAGGAAGATTGGCGCACGGACGTGCGTCAGGGATTACCGCCGATCGCAGGTCATATCCAATTTGAGCAGGTGACCTTTCGCTACCACCCTGACAGCGATACCAATGTGTTAGAAAACCTGACCTTTGAGGTGCAGCCTGGGCAGATGGTGGCCCTGGTGGGGCGCAGCGGCTCGGGCAAAACGACCATTTCTAAACTGCTGCTGGGCCTCTACCCACCGACCGAGGGCAGAATTGTAATCGATGGCTACGATCTGTCAACCCTGGCGATGCAGTCGCTTCGTCAGCAAATCGGAGTGGTGGATCAAGATACCTTTCTCTTTGGCAGTACGATTCGCGAAAACATTGGCCTGGGTCATCCTGAGTTGCCGTTGGATGCTGTTGTGGCGGCGGCGACCTTGGCCGGAGCCGATGAGTTTATTCGCCAGTTACCCATGGGGTATGAAACTCAGATCGGTGAAGGGGGGGGCATGCTATCGGGCGGGCAGCGGCAGCGGCTGGCGATCGCCCGCGCGCTCCTCGGGAACCCCAAATTGTTGATTCTAGATGAGGCAACTTCCCATTTAGACGCCGAGTCGGAACGCATTATTCAACAAAACTTGAACCAGATTCTCAAAAGCCGAACCACACTGGTCATTGCCCATCGGTTATCGACCATTCGTCATGCTGACCTCATTCTGGTGCTAGATCGCGGGATTTTGGTGGAATCCGGTACCCACGAAGCGCTCATGGCTCGTCGGGGGCATTACTGCTATCTCAACCAACAGCAATTGGCCACCCTCAATTGA
- a CDS encoding helix-turn-helix domain-containing protein, with protein MNCVAVAMNFEFSAHSSSQYLTEFQRKLLQNRLLQDDLLERYRKRIQIMLLADDGKSQVEICRILGCCPATVRHWVSIAKLGQAHICFESPSGRPKVAHDAYINRLEELVKHSPREYGYAFRRWTAGWLAKHLEKEFNIRISDRHINRLLKQMELSTLPQAFRKTQCTLTESQVNHAAHQDSEIEAHPTRISIGDLQSASDPEPVTPINVRGKQTDLNPLNPESNIYGAASVSDIPFFSNTQFYFWNPYSRHSVANVS; from the coding sequence ATGAATTGCGTGGCGGTTGCTATGAATTTTGAGTTCAGTGCCCACTCGTCTTCACAATATCTCACTGAGTTTCAGCGTAAATTACTACAAAATCGTTTGCTGCAGGATGACTTGCTCGAACGATATCGCAAACGAATTCAAATCATGTTGCTCGCTGATGACGGAAAATCTCAGGTAGAGATTTGCAGAATATTGGGCTGTTGCCCGGCTACGGTGCGACATTGGGTTTCGATCGCAAAATTAGGTCAGGCGCACATCTGTTTTGAAAGCCCTTCCGGGCGTCCTAAGGTGGCGCACGATGCCTATATCAACCGCTTAGAAGAACTTGTCAAACACAGCCCGCGAGAATATGGCTATGCCTTTCGTCGCTGGACTGCTGGTTGGTTAGCGAAACACTTAGAGAAAGAATTCAATATTCGAATTAGCGATCGCCACATCAATCGATTGCTCAAGCAAATGGAGTTATCGACCCTGCCCCAGGCTTTTCGTAAAACGCAGTGCACACTCACTGAGTCTCAGGTAAATCATGCTGCTCATCAGGATTCAGAGATCGAGGCTCACCCAACCAGGATTTCAATTGGCGATTTGCAGTCAGCGTCTGATCCCGAGCCTGTTACGCCGATTAACGTCAGGGGCAAACAGACAGATTTAAATCCGTTAAACCCGGAATCCAATATTTATGGCGCAGCATCCGTCAGCGATATCCCTTTCTTCTCAAACACTCAATTCTATTTTTGGAATCCCTATTCCAGACACTCAGTTGCAAACGTGTCTTAG
- a CDS encoding MvdC family ATP-grasp ribosomal peptide maturase: MSLSQPIVLLLTHSDDFFTIDRVAEALWQRGAYPFRLDTDLFPSEVQLSATFTQKGLSHRIQYAHQSIAVDDIHSVWMRKIRIPKLSADLDNRFRDGCIRESYAALEGFLDSLADVPWLDPLAHISAAENKLRQLRVAREVGLCIPPTLVTNNPKEAREFFHALQGNVVAKMLTPLSQGMAGTSFFVYTSLVTEADLLEAESLHHSPMVFQAAIPKQRELRVVYVDGQCFVGALEAAHYAEETMDWRCAQSRTMAWLEDELPSDVVQAVRALMTRLGLAFGAIDLIRTPEGAHVFLEVNPCGEWGMLERDLDYPISSAIADVLLSKSGVTV; the protein is encoded by the coding sequence ATGAGCTTATCTCAACCGATCGTGCTTCTTCTGACTCACAGTGACGACTTTTTCACCATTGATCGCGTCGCCGAAGCGCTGTGGCAGCGAGGTGCATACCCTTTTCGCCTCGATACCGATTTATTTCCTTCGGAGGTGCAGCTCTCTGCTACTTTCACCCAGAAGGGGTTAAGCCACCGCATTCAATATGCTCACCAGTCGATCGCGGTGGATGACATCCACTCAGTTTGGATGCGTAAAATACGCATTCCAAAGCTCAGTGCAGACCTAGACAACCGATTTCGAGATGGGTGCATCCGGGAGTCTTATGCAGCCCTTGAGGGATTTTTAGACAGTTTGGCCGATGTGCCGTGGCTAGATCCCTTAGCGCACATTTCAGCTGCCGAAAATAAGCTGCGTCAACTGCGCGTTGCCCGTGAGGTCGGGCTATGTATTCCCCCAACCCTGGTCACCAATAATCCCAAAGAGGCTCGGGAATTTTTCCACGCTTTGCAGGGCAACGTCGTCGCCAAAATGCTGACCCCCCTTTCCCAGGGCATGGCTGGGACGTCTTTCTTTGTCTATACCAGTCTGGTGACTGAGGCCGACCTGTTAGAGGCTGAATCCTTGCATCATAGCCCCATGGTTTTTCAAGCGGCGATTCCAAAACAACGGGAATTGCGGGTGGTTTATGTCGATGGCCAATGCTTTGTTGGCGCATTGGAAGCCGCGCATTATGCCGAAGAAACCATGGATTGGCGATGTGCTCAGTCCCGGACGATGGCCTGGCTAGAGGATGAGTTGCCCAGTGATGTGGTTCAGGCTGTCCGAGCGTTGATGACACGGTTAGGCCTGGCCTTTGGTGCGATTGACCTGATTCGAACGCCAGAGGGCGCACATGTCTTTCTCGAAGTGAACCCCTGTGGTGAATGGGGGATGTTGGAACGGGATCTGGACTATCCGATTTCATCGGCGATCGCCGATGTTCTGCTATCTAAATCTGGAGTAACCGTATGA
- a CDS encoding MvdD family ATP-grasp ribosomal peptide maturase: protein MTVLVITHSHDNDCIPKVMHAIDAQGGTAFRFNTDQFPTEVKLDLSCGRDAEQGRLISEQGSLDLEDITAVWYRRIRIGQQIPSTMDAQLRHASVQESRRTINGMLASLNAFHLDPVVNIRRAEHKQLQLQIAHELELDIPRTLTTNNPVTVREFAQTCEQGVITKMLTSFVIYEAGEEKVVYTNPVSEVDLANLDGLQFCPMTFQENIPKALELRITIVGRKVFAAAVDSQKLEQSHHDWRRQGVALLYDWQPYTLPPDIQQKLLMLMDRLHLNYGAADMILTPDNRHVFLEVNPCGEFFWLDLLPDLPISDAIAKLLLSPSHKGQRLCRKN from the coding sequence ATGACCGTTTTGGTGATTACTCACAGCCACGACAACGACTGTATCCCGAAGGTCATGCACGCCATTGATGCTCAAGGAGGCACTGCCTTTCGCTTCAACACCGACCAATTTCCAACGGAGGTCAAACTTGACCTATCCTGCGGTCGTGATGCTGAGCAAGGGCGACTGATCTCTGAACAGGGCAGCCTTGACTTGGAGGACATCACCGCTGTTTGGTATCGCCGCATCCGCATCGGTCAACAAATTCCTTCGACGATGGATGCCCAACTGCGACATGCCTCGGTTCAGGAATCACGTCGAACTATCAACGGTATGCTTGCTAGCCTCAACGCGTTTCATCTGGACCCGGTTGTGAATATCCGTCGGGCGGAACACAAGCAGTTACAGCTACAAATTGCCCACGAGCTTGAGTTAGACATCCCTCGCACACTCACAACAAATAATCCCGTTACGGTGCGTGAGTTTGCTCAAACCTGTGAGCAGGGAGTGATCACCAAGATGCTTACCTCATTCGTCATCTATGAAGCGGGCGAAGAGAAAGTGGTGTACACCAATCCAGTCTCTGAAGTGGATTTGGCCAACCTGGACGGATTACAGTTCTGCCCAATGACGTTTCAGGAAAACATTCCCAAAGCACTCGAACTGCGAATCACGATTGTGGGCAGGAAAGTGTTTGCCGCAGCTGTCGATTCTCAAAAACTTGAACAATCTCACCATGACTGGCGACGGCAGGGGGTAGCCTTGCTCTACGACTGGCAACCCTACACGCTGCCGCCTGACATTCAGCAGAAACTGCTGATGTTGATGGATCGCTTGCATCTAAACTACGGGGCCGCCGATATGATTTTGACCCCAGATAATCGCCATGTTTTTCTAGAAGTCAATCCCTGTGGTGAGTTTTTCTGGTTAGATTTATTGCCTGATCTCCCAATTTCAGACGCGATCGCTAAGCTGCTACTCAGCCCTTCTCACAAGGGTCAGAGGCTCTGTCGTAAAAATTGA
- a CDS encoding LysR family transcriptional regulator translates to MDEFDLNDLKAFGLIANAGGLSPAARKFGQAKATLSRSLSRLEAAAGAPLFDRVNRGLRLTPLGTSLLPTAEAAVALMLEADEALRVTKEKPQGPLKIAASALSGQKLLAPVIARLTATYPDVKTTLRITSHGPDPVAEELDVVLRVGRPTEPYLVSSRIIRAPLALYTFRGWASAIDLHDAVAVERLGRITLDVAGVPQDWTLNNDEGQSICMDSEPYVAVDDPTVALSLLHAGSGVALLPQMYAEPLARTSALVRALPSFRGPDVEVYAALPPKRSSVPAVRAFLDMLISHVATMEGGAGLGRSPLNLAEP, encoded by the coding sequence ATGGACGAGTTTGACCTCAACGACCTCAAGGCATTTGGCCTGATTGCAAATGCGGGTGGCTTGAGTCCAGCGGCCCGTAAATTTGGTCAGGCAAAGGCAACCCTTTCGCGATCGCTCTCTCGACTAGAAGCGGCGGCGGGTGCCCCACTCTTTGATCGCGTGAACCGAGGACTGCGCCTAACCCCCTTGGGCACGAGTCTGTTGCCGACTGCCGAAGCGGCTGTGGCGCTCATGCTCGAAGCAGACGAGGCCCTACGGGTGACCAAAGAGAAACCGCAAGGCCCCCTAAAGATCGCAGCCAGTGCGCTGTCGGGTCAGAAGCTCCTTGCTCCTGTAATTGCGCGGCTCACGGCGACCTATCCGGATGTGAAGACAACTCTGAGGATTACCAGCCACGGGCCTGATCCGGTTGCAGAGGAGCTCGATGTTGTGCTCCGAGTTGGTCGACCGACAGAGCCCTATCTCGTCTCTAGCCGTATTATCAGAGCACCTCTCGCACTCTATACGTTCCGGGGATGGGCATCAGCAATCGACCTTCACGATGCAGTGGCGGTAGAACGTCTCGGTCGCATCACCCTCGATGTCGCCGGCGTGCCCCAGGATTGGACTTTAAACAACGATGAGGGGCAATCGATTTGTATGGACAGTGAACCGTACGTAGCTGTTGATGACCCGACAGTCGCGCTTAGCCTTTTGCATGCCGGTTCGGGTGTCGCATTGCTCCCACAAATGTATGCTGAGCCGCTGGCCCGCACGAGTGCCCTGGTTCGAGCACTACCCAGTTTCAGAGGGCCGGATGTTGAGGTTTATGCAGCGCTGCCCCCGAAACGTAGCAGCGTTCCGGCTGTACGGGCTTTTCTGGATATGCTCATTAGCCATGTCGCGACGATGGAGGGAGGGGCTGGCTTGGGGCGATCGCCGCTTAACCTAGCAGAGCCTTGA
- a CDS encoding efflux RND transporter periplasmic adaptor subunit, translating to MFDNALPHEKIESGQSNGFGRLKRYLKCHPKSSIGLGAIGLLLVVGAPIAQTRLIAQDTDTAEVNDARILSVETLAVEPVSNYEVARAYTGEIAALRASELGFERSGQLVEVYVQEGDRVATGAPVARLDTRNLQTQRQQLEAERARAVAQLAELEAGARAEDIAAAAAAVRDIEQQLILQQTQQSRREFLYNEGAISREELDEFTYERGALQARLDEAQSNLEELQNGTRQEQIDAQRALVQQLDASIADVDVNISKSTLTASFDGIVSTRQVDEGTVVGAGQSVIRLVEDAAPEARIGMPVDTASQMQVGDSQTIQISGETYSATVAAVLPEVDPDTRTQIVVLQLEQAALPRIHPGQTVRLNLIETLPAAGVWLPTDALTQGIRGLWSCYVLTQVDDSNPNVYEVKPQTVEILHQEADRALVRGTLQPGDRIVANGVHRLVPGQQVQPL from the coding sequence ATGTTTGACAACGCCTTGCCTCATGAAAAGATTGAATCTGGTCAATCTAACGGTTTTGGTCGGCTAAAACGCTATCTGAAGTGCCACCCCAAATCGTCAATTGGGCTAGGTGCGATCGGGTTACTGCTAGTGGTTGGGGCACCGATTGCCCAGACTCGGTTGATTGCCCAAGATACCGACACGGCCGAGGTAAACGACGCCAGAATCTTGTCGGTAGAAACGTTGGCGGTTGAACCCGTGTCCAACTACGAAGTAGCCCGTGCCTATACCGGCGAGATTGCAGCGCTGCGGGCGAGTGAGTTGGGATTCGAGCGGAGTGGCCAGCTGGTTGAAGTCTATGTGCAAGAAGGCGATCGCGTTGCGACGGGAGCTCCCGTCGCGCGTTTAGACACCCGTAATCTACAAACTCAGCGCCAGCAATTAGAGGCGGAAAGAGCCCGCGCCGTGGCTCAACTGGCTGAGTTAGAAGCAGGCGCGCGGGCCGAAGACATTGCAGCCGCTGCGGCAGCGGTGCGGGATATTGAACAGCAGCTAATTCTGCAGCAAACTCAACAATCGCGCCGCGAATTCCTGTACAACGAAGGGGCTATTTCCAGGGAAGAGTTGGACGAATTCACCTATGAGCGAGGGGCCTTACAGGCTCGGCTGGATGAGGCCCAGAGCAACCTGGAAGAATTACAAAACGGCACGCGTCAAGAACAGATCGATGCTCAAAGAGCCTTAGTACAGCAGCTCGATGCCAGCATTGCCGATGTCGATGTCAACATCAGCAAAAGTACCCTCACAGCCTCCTTTGATGGCATTGTCTCAACCCGACAGGTGGATGAAGGTACCGTCGTAGGAGCCGGGCAATCCGTCATCCGTTTAGTTGAAGATGCCGCTCCAGAAGCTCGTATCGGGATGCCTGTGGACACAGCCAGTCAGATGCAAGTGGGCGACAGCCAAACCATCCAGATTAGTGGTGAAACCTATTCAGCAACAGTCGCTGCCGTTTTACCAGAAGTCGATCCGGATACCCGCACCCAAATCGTTGTTCTGCAACTGGAGCAGGCAGCTCTCCCGCGCATCCATCCGGGTCAAACCGTGCGATTGAATCTGATTGAAACCCTTCCAGCAGCGGGGGTTTGGCTACCGACCGATGCGCTCACCCAAGGCATTCGAGGACTCTGGAGTTGCTACGTTCTGACTCAGGTGGATGACAGCAATCCCAATGTCTACGAGGTAAAGCCTCAAACTGTCGAAATTCTGCACCAGGAAGCGGATCGAGCTTTAGTGCGAGGCACCTTACAGCCCGGCGATCGCATTGTCGCAAATGGTGTCCATCGATTAGTCCCCGGTCAACAGGTACAACCCCTGTAG